From the genome of Ignavibacteriales bacterium, one region includes:
- the leuS gene encoding leucine--tRNA ligase: MYNSWFDPRERKARPIETLEQELVAYGTKNLDVEHSFTADEWKRKTKKEKHDFIAQFRLAYVAEIPVNWCEALGTVLANEEIAEWTEKGYSVERRPMRQWMMRITAYSERLLEDAKELDWPISTLEQQRNWIGRSEGADVIFAVKGKTEKIRVFTTRPDTLFGATYMVLAPEHPLVDVVASSEQREQIQQYRKETAFKSELERGTEKEKTGVFTGGYAVNPTTGKEIPIWIADYVLMGYGTGAIMAVPGHDDRDMEFAKKFDLEIIRVVDGGPDAAECFVDDGIAINSANKEVSLNGLPTPEAKKTIIAWLAKKELGKLSTTYKLRDWLFSRQRYWGEPIPIIYLEDGTLKAIDEKELPLELPSLEKFQPSGTTESPLALAIDWVNVIDKETGLKGRRETNTMPQWAGSCWYYLRFIDPKNDSVFCSMEKEKYWMPIDLYVGGSEHAVLHLMYSRFWHKVLNDLGYVSTKEPFLKLRHQGIILGEDSRKMSKSRGNVVNPDDVVKEYGADSMRLFEMFMGPLEEMKPWSTRGVEGVFRFLNRFWRLFLNEDGALDLAIKDVEPTANFERLYHQTVKKVGDDIDHLRFNTAISQMMIFLNEAMKLEIRPRNLMENFVLLLAPFAPHIAEEIWEKLGHMKSTAYEPWPMYDEAKCAESTVEVVLQINGKVRSKISVAKDTPTTELERLAFEDSNIKRYTDGKRIMKKIVIPNKLVNIVIGT, encoded by the coding sequence ATCTATAATTCATGGTTCGACCCTCGTGAACGCAAAGCACGCCCGATTGAAACACTGGAGCAGGAACTTGTCGCGTACGGAACGAAGAATCTGGATGTCGAACATTCATTCACTGCCGATGAATGGAAGCGGAAGACAAAAAAGGAGAAGCACGATTTCATTGCACAATTCCGTCTTGCCTATGTTGCTGAAATTCCCGTCAACTGGTGCGAAGCACTCGGAACAGTGTTAGCGAATGAAGAAATCGCTGAATGGACAGAGAAAGGTTATTCTGTCGAACGCCGCCCGATGCGTCAATGGATGATGCGTATTACGGCATACTCAGAGCGGTTGTTGGAAGATGCAAAAGAGTTAGATTGGCCTATTTCGACACTGGAACAGCAGCGAAATTGGATCGGCCGTTCTGAGGGTGCAGATGTCATTTTTGCAGTGAAAGGGAAAACCGAAAAAATTCGCGTTTTCACAACTCGCCCAGACACACTGTTCGGTGCAACGTATATGGTTCTTGCACCTGAACATCCCTTGGTAGATGTTGTCGCATCATCAGAACAACGAGAGCAGATTCAGCAATACAGAAAAGAAACAGCATTCAAAAGCGAACTGGAACGTGGAACGGAAAAAGAAAAAACCGGTGTCTTCACCGGCGGTTATGCCGTCAACCCGACTACTGGGAAAGAAATTCCAATCTGGATTGCAGATTATGTACTGATGGGATATGGCACAGGAGCCATCATGGCAGTGCCGGGTCATGATGATCGTGATATGGAGTTTGCGAAGAAATTCGATTTGGAGATCATAAGGGTTGTCGATGGCGGGCCGGATGCTGCTGAGTGTTTCGTAGATGACGGCATTGCAATCAACTCGGCAAATAAAGAAGTCTCGCTGAATGGATTGCCGACACCCGAAGCAAAGAAAACAATCATCGCTTGGTTAGCGAAGAAAGAGCTTGGTAAACTTTCGACCACATATAAATTACGCGATTGGCTCTTCTCGCGCCAGCGGTATTGGGGCGAACCGATTCCCATTATCTATCTTGAAGATGGAACGTTGAAGGCAATTGATGAAAAGGAATTGCCCTTGGAATTGCCAAGTTTGGAAAAATTCCAACCAAGCGGTACAACAGAATCTCCACTCGCGCTTGCGATCGATTGGGTGAATGTTATCGACAAGGAAACAGGACTGAAGGGGCGCCGCGAAACGAACACCATGCCGCAATGGGCAGGGTCGTGCTGGTATTACCTCCGCTTCATCGATCCAAAGAACGACAGCGTTTTTTGCAGCATGGAAAAAGAAAAATATTGGATGCCCATCGATTTATACGTCGGCGGTTCGGAACATGCAGTTTTACATCTGATGTATTCGCGCTTCTGGCACAAAGTGCTTAACGATCTTGGGTATGTCAGTACAAAAGAACCGTTTCTCAAACTGCGGCATCAGGGAATTATTCTTGGTGAAGATTCACGCAAAATGTCTAAATCGCGAGGCAATGTTGTCAATCCGGATGATGTGGTGAAAGAATACGGCGCCGATTCAATGCGGCTATTTGAAATGTTTATGGGACCATTGGAGGAGATGAAACCCTGGAGCACACGCGGTGTGGAAGGTGTGTTCCGATTCCTCAATCGGTTCTGGCGTTTGTTTTTGAACGAAGACGGTGCGTTGGATTTAGCAATCAAAGATGTTGAGCCGACCGCAAACTTCGAACGGCTGTACCATCAAACTGTAAAAAAAGTCGGCGATGACATTGATCATTTACGTTTCAACACCGCCATTTCGCAGATGATGATTTTCCTGAACGAAGCAATGAAGTTAGAAATCCGGCCGCGCAACCTGATGGAAAATTTCGTTCTGCTTCTTGCGCCGTTTGCTCCGCACATTGCTGAAGAAATATGGGAGAAACTCGGCCACATGAAATCAACAGCATATGAACCATGGCCAATGTATGACGAAGCCAAATGTGCGGAGTCGACAGTAGAGGTGGTGTTGCAGATTAATGGAAAGGTTCGCTCGAAAATTTCGGTGGCGAAGGATACTCCTACGACGGAACTAGAACGGTTGGCTTTTGAAGATTCCAACATCAAACGTTATACTGACGGCAAGCGCATTATGAAGAAAATTGTTATTCCGAACAAACTTGTTAATATCGTCATTGGAACCTAA